One Azoarcus sp. DN11 DNA segment encodes these proteins:
- a CDS encoding AAA family ATPase, protein MPHRYAIRVLEAANCIILGKEHELRLALTCLIARGHLLIEDVPGVGKTTLAHVIARLVGLHFQRIQFTSDLLPADIIGVSIFDREAGSFRFHPGPIFSQLILADEINRATPKTQSALLEAMEERQVTADSETHALPEPFFVIATQNPSHQIGTFPLPESQLDRFLLRLRLGYPDRSAERALLMGEDRRELLERQHPVIQPEELLAMQQAAQAITISARLVDYVQALLASTRQNPELSGGLSPRAGLGLIAAARAWALTEGRDHVLPEDIQTVFPHVAAHRLHSAGDGRSVTPEVLGQLIRDVAVV, encoded by the coding sequence ATGCCCCATCGTTACGCAATTCGCGTTCTTGAAGCCGCCAACTGCATCATTCTCGGCAAGGAGCACGAACTGCGGCTCGCCCTGACCTGCCTCATCGCGCGTGGCCACCTGCTGATCGAAGACGTTCCGGGAGTCGGCAAGACCACGCTTGCCCATGTCATCGCCCGCCTTGTCGGGCTCCACTTCCAGCGCATCCAGTTCACGAGCGACCTCCTGCCGGCCGATATCATCGGCGTGTCGATCTTCGATCGCGAGGCAGGCAGCTTCCGCTTCCATCCCGGCCCGATCTTCAGCCAACTCATCCTCGCCGACGAGATCAACCGCGCGACGCCCAAGACCCAGAGCGCACTGCTCGAGGCGATGGAGGAGCGCCAGGTCACCGCGGACAGCGAGACCCACGCGCTGCCGGAGCCGTTCTTCGTCATCGCGACGCAGAATCCCTCGCACCAGATCGGCACCTTCCCGCTACCGGAAAGCCAACTCGACCGCTTCCTGTTACGGCTCCGCCTCGGCTACCCCGACCGCAGCGCGGAACGGGCCCTGCTGATGGGCGAGGACCGCCGTGAACTCCTCGAGCGGCAGCATCCCGTGATCCAGCCGGAAGAGCTGCTGGCCATGCAGCAGGCAGCGCAGGCGATCACGATCTCCGCACGCCTGGTCGATTACGTCCAGGCCCTGCTCGCCAGCACCCGGCAGAATCCGGAGCTCTCGGGCGGACTCAGCCCACGTGCAGGCCTGGGCCTGATCGCCGCCGCGCGCGCCTGGGCACTCACCGAAGGGCGCGATCACGTCCTCCCGGAGGATATCCAGACCGTCTTCCCGCATGTCGCCGCCCACCGCCTGCACTCCGCCGGCGACGGACGCAGCGTCACACCCGAGGTGCTCGGCCAGCTCATCCGCGACGTAGCTGTTGTCTGA
- a CDS encoding rRNA large subunit pseudouridine synthase E: MSRVILLNKPYGVICQFTAEPGRPTLKDFVAVPGVYAAGRLDTDSEGLLLLTDDGALQHRIADPRHKLPKTYVVQVEGEPDEAALTRLRGGLDLGDFVTRPCEARCIAEPDWLWPRDPPVRFRKSVPTAWLEIVLREGKNRQVRRMTAKVGFPTLRLIRVAIGGWSLAGLLPGAWRGEEVDIAGLGVPGVERERRRAPGGPAQGRSRRAGPGRSGRS; this comes from the coding sequence ATGTCGCGCGTCATTCTCCTCAACAAGCCTTACGGTGTGATCTGTCAGTTCACGGCGGAGCCGGGGCGGCCGACGTTGAAGGATTTCGTCGCGGTGCCGGGGGTGTATGCGGCGGGGCGGCTCGATACCGACAGCGAGGGGCTGCTGCTCCTGACCGATGACGGCGCGCTGCAGCACCGGATCGCGGATCCGCGCCACAAACTGCCCAAGACTTATGTCGTGCAGGTCGAGGGGGAGCCCGACGAGGCCGCGCTGACGCGTTTGCGCGGGGGGCTGGATCTGGGCGATTTCGTGACGCGGCCATGTGAGGCGCGCTGCATTGCCGAACCGGACTGGCTGTGGCCGCGCGATCCGCCGGTGCGTTTCCGCAAGAGCGTGCCGACGGCGTGGCTGGAGATCGTGCTGCGCGAGGGGAAGAACCGGCAGGTGCGCAGGATGACCGCGAAAGTGGGCTTTCCGACCTTGCGGCTGATCCGTGTCGCGATCGGCGGGTGGTCGCTCGCGGGGCTGTTGCCGGGCGCGTGGCGCGGCGAGGAGGTCGACATTGCCGGGCTAGGTGTCCCGGGTGTCGAACGCGAACGTCGGCGTGCGCCCGGCGGGCCGGCGCAGGGCAGGTCGCGCCGCGCGGGGCCGGGACGGTCGGGGCGCTCTTAG
- the bamC gene encoding outer membrane protein assembly factor BamC, with product MNRTLRTAALLCGTAIGLSGCSGSLLESKKIDYKSAKQLPTLEIPPDLTAPTRDDRYVVPDVSPKGVATYSAYANDRAQPQPVAGQAQVLPAVQSMHVERAGSQRWLVVQGSPEVLWPKVKDFWLETGFVLNVERPEVGVMETDWAEDRAKIPQDFIRSALGKVLDGVFSTPVRDKFRTRLEAGKDPNTVEIYVSHRGMMEIYPNEAKDTTVWQPRPADPELEAEMLRRLMIKLGAAEERAAAVMTATPAAERAFLKGATGSNVSLVLDDSFDRGWRRVGLALDRIGFTVEDRDRSKGMYFVRYVDPDADVKTKKSEGILSKLAFWRSNEQVVQKGGEYRLRVRGEGEKSIVSVMTREGGEDASETARKILGLLQEQLR from the coding sequence ATGAATCGTACCTTGCGTACTGCGGCCTTGCTGTGCGGCACGGCCATCGGCTTGTCGGGTTGTTCCGGCTCCCTCCTCGAATCCAAGAAAATCGACTACAAGAGCGCCAAGCAGCTGCCGACGCTCGAAATTCCGCCGGACCTCACGGCGCCTACGCGCGACGACCGCTATGTGGTGCCGGATGTTTCGCCGAAGGGCGTGGCTACGTACTCGGCCTACGCCAACGACCGCGCCCAGCCCCAGCCCGTCGCGGGCCAGGCGCAGGTGCTGCCCGCCGTGCAGAGCATGCATGTGGAGCGGGCGGGCAGCCAGCGCTGGCTCGTGGTGCAGGGTTCGCCCGAGGTTCTGTGGCCGAAGGTCAAGGATTTCTGGCTCGAGACCGGTTTCGTCCTCAACGTCGAGCGCCCGGAAGTGGGCGTGATGGAGACCGACTGGGCCGAGGACCGCGCGAAGATTCCGCAGGACTTCATCCGCTCGGCGCTGGGCAAGGTGCTGGACGGTGTGTTCTCGACGCCGGTGCGCGACAAGTTCCGCACGCGCCTCGAGGCGGGCAAGGATCCGAACACCGTGGAGATCTACGTCAGCCATCGCGGCATGATGGAGATCTATCCGAACGAGGCCAAGGACACCACCGTCTGGCAGCCGCGGCCGGCCGATCCGGAACTCGAGGCCGAAATGCTGCGCCGTCTGATGATCAAGCTGGGCGCGGCGGAAGAGCGCGCAGCGGCGGTCATGACGGCGACTCCGGCGGCCGAGCGTGCCTTCCTCAAGGGAGCGACGGGCAGCAACGTGTCGCTGGTCCTGGACGACTCCTTCGATCGCGGATGGCGCCGCGTGGGCCTCGCGCTCGACCGGATCGGGTTTACGGTCGAAGACCGCGATCGTTCGAAGGGGATGTACTTCGTCCGCTATGTCGACCCCGATGCCGACGTGAAGACGAAGAAATCCGAGGGCATCCTCTCCAAGCTCGCATTCTGGCGCAGCAACGAGCAGGTTGTGCAGAAGGGGGGCGAATACCGCCTGCGCGTGCGGGGCGAGGGCGAAAAGTCGATCGTCAGCGTCATGACCCGCGAGGGTGGCGAGGATGCGTCCGAGACTGCGCGCAAGATCCTGGGGCTGTTACAGGAACAGTTGCGCTGA
- the flhB gene encoding flagellar biosynthesis protein FlhB — protein sequence MAEDSDLEKTEQPSPRRLEQAREEGQVPQSRELSTFLVLMAGVSALWVMGEWISGRILGMLRAGFSIERARAFDPKLMLAGFGDLITDALLTMLPLFGILMVAAIAAPILMGGFVFAPNLLGLKLDRMNPIQGVSRMFSMHGLAELVKSLLKAAVVGVMGVFAVWREHEHIFGLTGETVEAAVPDFLKMVLFATLLIIMGLAILALIDVPFQLWQYNRKLRMTKEEVKRESKEQDGDPQVKGRIRAMQREMARRRMMAQVPKADVVVTNPTHFSVALKYDADKMRAPIVVAKGRGELALKIRELAKEHKVPMLEAPPLARALYKHCELEQAVPGALYTAVAEVMAYVYQLNHWMAHGGLPPAVPGKLPVPADMDPGAPD from the coding sequence GTGGCCGAAGACAGCGATCTCGAGAAAACCGAACAGCCATCGCCACGACGGCTGGAGCAGGCCCGCGAGGAAGGGCAGGTTCCGCAGTCGCGCGAGCTGTCGACCTTTCTCGTGCTGATGGCGGGCGTCAGTGCGCTGTGGGTGATGGGGGAATGGATCTCGGGGCGCATCCTGGGCATGTTGCGCGCGGGATTCTCGATCGAGCGCGCGCGTGCATTCGATCCGAAGCTGATGCTGGCGGGCTTCGGCGACCTGATCACCGACGCGCTGCTGACGATGCTGCCGCTCTTCGGGATCCTGATGGTCGCGGCGATTGCGGCGCCGATCCTGATGGGCGGCTTCGTGTTCGCGCCGAATTTGCTGGGACTGAAGCTCGATCGCATGAACCCGATCCAGGGCGTCAGCCGGATGTTTTCGATGCACGGGCTGGCGGAGCTGGTGAAGTCGCTGCTCAAGGCGGCGGTGGTCGGGGTGATGGGCGTTTTCGCGGTGTGGCGCGAGCACGAGCACATCTTCGGCCTGACGGGCGAGACGGTGGAGGCGGCGGTGCCCGACTTCCTGAAGATGGTGCTGTTCGCGACGCTGCTGATCATCATGGGGCTGGCGATCCTGGCGCTGATCGACGTGCCCTTCCAGCTGTGGCAGTACAACAGGAAGCTGCGCATGACCAAGGAAGAGGTCAAGCGCGAGAGCAAGGAGCAGGACGGCGATCCGCAGGTGAAGGGACGCATCCGCGCGATGCAGCGCGAGATGGCGCGCCGCCGCATGATGGCGCAGGTGCCGAAGGCGGACGTGGTGGTGACGAACCCGACGCACTTCTCGGTGGCGCTGAAGTACGACGCGGACAAGATGCGTGCGCCGATCGTCGTCGCGAAGGGACGCGGCGAGCTGGCGTTGAAGATCCGCGAGCTCGCCAAGGAACACAAGGTGCCGATGTTGGAGGCGCCGCCGCTGGCGCGCGCCCTGTACAAGCACTGCGAACTGGAGCAGGCGGTGCCCGGTGCGCTGTACACGGCGGTGGCCGAGGTGATGGCCTACGTGTATCAGTTGAACCACTGGATGGCTCACGGCGGACTTCCGCCCGCGGTGCCCGGCAAGTTGCCGGTGCCCGCCGACATGGACCCCGGCGCGCCCGACTGA
- a CDS encoding histone deacetylase family protein yields MTTTAFITHRDCWLHDMGTFHPECSDRLAAINDRLIAAGLDLYLSFYDAPLATEEQVVRVHPASYLEELNAAVPEHGIRHLDPDTAMSPGTMKAALRSAGAGVLATDLVLKGEIENAFCAVRPPGHHAERGKAMGFCFLNNVAIAARHAIEAHGLERVAIVDFDVHHGNGTEDAFRDDPRVLMVSIFQHPFYPYSGADCTAPNMVNVPVPAGTRGDAFRTIVTERWMPALREHKPQMIFISAGFDAHYEDDMGSIGLVESDYVWVTQQVKAVAEECGHKHIVSILEGGYSLSSLARSVVAHIKALADL; encoded by the coding sequence ATGACGACGACTGCGTTCATCACGCACCGCGATTGCTGGCTGCACGACATGGGGACTTTCCATCCGGAGTGCTCGGACCGACTTGCGGCCATCAACGACCGGCTGATCGCCGCGGGCCTTGATCTCTACCTGTCGTTCTACGATGCGCCGCTGGCCACCGAGGAGCAGGTGGTGCGGGTGCATCCGGCCAGCTACCTCGAGGAGCTGAACGCCGCCGTGCCCGAGCACGGCATCCGCCACCTGGATCCCGATACCGCGATGAGTCCGGGAACGATGAAGGCGGCGCTGCGCTCTGCGGGCGCGGGGGTGCTCGCGACCGATCTCGTGCTCAAGGGCGAGATCGAGAACGCCTTCTGTGCCGTGCGGCCCCCGGGGCATCATGCCGAACGCGGCAAGGCGATGGGGTTCTGCTTCCTGAACAACGTGGCCATTGCCGCCCGCCATGCGATCGAGGCTCACGGACTGGAGCGCGTCGCGATCGTCGACTTCGACGTTCATCATGGCAACGGGACGGAAGACGCGTTCCGCGATGACCCGCGGGTGCTCATGGTGAGCATCTTCCAGCATCCGTTCTATCCTTACAGCGGAGCGGACTGTACGGCGCCCAACATGGTCAATGTGCCGGTGCCGGCCGGGACGCGCGGCGACGCCTTCCGTACCATCGTGACCGAGCGCTGGATGCCGGCGCTGCGCGAGCACAAGCCGCAGATGATCTTCATTTCGGCGGGCTTCGATGCGCACTACGAGGACGACATGGGCTCGATCGGGCTGGTGGAGTCCGACTACGTGTGGGTGACCCAGCAGGTCAAGGCGGTGGCGGAGGAGTGCGGGCACAAGCACATCGTGTCCATCCTCGAGGGCGGCTATTCGCTGTCGTCGCTCGCGCGCTCGGTCGTTGCGCACATCAAGGCGCTTGCCGACCTGTGA
- a CDS encoding DUF192 domain-containing protein, which produces MILPSFFGRCAAIAAVACVCVPAARAELPMVELGAGMYRIEAELAHTDPTRQLGLMNRKSMPLQHGMVFVFTEEARHCMWMKNTLIPLSVAFMDRDGRILNVAEMQPQTEDSHCAAAPARFALEMNAGWFASRGLGAGTVIRGIDRLPAGR; this is translated from the coding sequence ATGATCCTTCCGTCCTTTTTCGGCCGTTGTGCGGCGATCGCTGCCGTGGCTTGCGTGTGTGTGCCGGCCGCCCGCGCCGAATTGCCGATGGTGGAGCTCGGGGCGGGGATGTACCGGATCGAGGCGGAGCTGGCGCATACCGACCCGACCCGCCAGCTCGGCCTGATGAATCGCAAGTCGATGCCGCTGCAGCACGGGATGGTGTTCGTGTTCACGGAGGAGGCGCGCCATTGCATGTGGATGAAGAACACGCTGATTCCGTTGTCCGTGGCGTTCATGGATCGCGACGGCCGCATCCTGAACGTTGCCGAAATGCAGCCGCAGACCGAGGACAGTCACTGCGCCGCGGCGCCGGCGCGTTTCGCGCTGGAGATGAATGCGGGCTGGTTCGCGTCCCGCGGCCTCGGCGCCGGCACGGTGATCCGCGGCATCGACAGGCTGCCTGCCGGGCGCTGA
- the rlmD gene encoding 23S rRNA (uracil(1939)-C(5))-methyltransferase RlmD: MPVAVIESLDHEGRGFTRVEGKAVFVDGALPGETVEYKVVRQRPSYDLAELERVLKPSGQRVVPRCPHYGVCGGCSMQHFDAVAQAAAKQRVLEDALWHIAKVTPAVVYPAIHGPAWGYRYRARVGVRMVPSKGGVLIGFHERRSSYIADMQTCAVLPAHVSALLPALHELVAALSIPDRLPQIEIAVSEGTTVLVFRNLLPFTPQDIARLAAFADAHGVQVWQQPGSPVTARPLHPKKAPGLAYSLPEFDVTLDFLPTDFTQVNVDINRLLIRRSMQLLDPLPGERIADLFCGLGNFSLPIARRGAHVIGVEGSDALVARALKNARRNGLAERTEFYAANLFEATEDSLAALGRLDKLLIDPPREGAIAVVKALSAQQMPRRIVYVSCNPATLARDAAVLVHDKGYVLRGAGIANMFPQTSHVESVALFERG; this comes from the coding sequence ATGCCTGTTGCGGTCATCGAATCACTGGACCATGAAGGGCGCGGATTCACCCGCGTCGAAGGCAAGGCGGTGTTCGTCGATGGCGCACTGCCCGGCGAGACGGTCGAATACAAGGTGGTGCGCCAGCGTCCGAGCTACGATCTGGCCGAACTCGAACGCGTGCTCAAGCCCAGCGGCCAGCGCGTGGTGCCGCGTTGCCCGCATTACGGCGTGTGCGGCGGCTGCTCGATGCAGCATTTCGATGCCGTCGCGCAGGCGGCCGCGAAGCAGCGCGTGCTCGAGGACGCGCTGTGGCACATCGCCAAGGTCACGCCGGCAGTCGTGTATCCGGCGATTCACGGGCCCGCCTGGGGGTATCGCTACCGCGCCCGCGTCGGCGTGCGCATGGTGCCGTCCAAAGGCGGCGTGTTGATCGGTTTCCACGAGCGGCGCAGCAGCTACATCGCGGACATGCAGACGTGTGCGGTCCTGCCAGCGCACGTGTCGGCGCTGCTGCCGGCCTTGCACGAGCTGGTCGCTGCGTTGTCGATTCCCGACCGGTTGCCGCAGATCGAGATCGCCGTGAGCGAGGGGACGACGGTATTGGTGTTCCGCAACCTGCTGCCGTTCACGCCGCAGGACATCGCGCGCCTCGCCGCATTCGCCGATGCGCATGGCGTGCAGGTGTGGCAACAACCGGGCAGCCCGGTGACGGCCAGGCCGCTGCATCCGAAGAAGGCGCCGGGGCTTGCGTACTCCCTGCCCGAATTCGACGTGACGCTGGATTTCCTGCCGACCGACTTCACGCAGGTGAACGTCGATATCAACCGGTTGCTGATCCGCCGTTCCATGCAGCTGCTCGACCCGCTCCCGGGCGAGCGCATCGCGGACCTGTTCTGCGGCCTGGGCAACTTCAGCCTGCCGATTGCGCGGCGCGGGGCGCACGTGATCGGCGTCGAGGGCAGCGATGCGCTGGTCGCACGGGCGCTGAAGAATGCGCGGCGCAATGGGCTGGCGGAGCGCACGGAGTTCTACGCGGCGAATCTCTTCGAGGCGACCGAGGACAGCCTGGCAGCGCTCGGCCGGCTCGACAAGCTGCTGATCGACCCGCCGCGCGAAGGCGCGATTGCCGTGGTGAAGGCGTTGAGCGCGCAGCAGATGCCGCGGCGCATCGTCTATGTGTCGTGCAATCCCGCGACGCTCGCACGCGATGCCGCGGTGCTGGTGCATGACAAAGGCTACGTGCTGCGCGGCGCGGGCATCGCCAACATGTTCCCGCAGACCTCGCACGTGGAGTCGGTCGCGCTGTTCGAGCGGGGATGA
- a CDS encoding DUF58 domain-containing protein encodes MLARPDARRRPFLAVRRPLVARSLSSVVPRLLALREPLDRWLFRVGRPDPAPIVLGHRRIFVLPTPAGLAFAGALLIMLFASINYNLSLGYALVFLLGGVAVASIVHAFRNLLHLSITPGRADPVFAGERASFHLVVSNQRRARRPSLHLKARGALAPFAIAAEDSADVLLPLPTTRRGWMPLGRVHIETTYPLGLIRAWSVLAPDQRCLVYPAPERLPPPLPESGAHSLGQRSGAGGDDDFAGLRPHQAADSPRHVAWKILARGGPMLTKQFSGLDGGEVHLDWAALPPPLGTEARLSRLAAWVVIAEQRGLAFSLALPGASVAVGRGPGHCANCLLRLALFGTGEAADA; translated from the coding sequence ATGCTCGCACGCCCCGACGCCCGGCGTCGCCCCTTCCTCGCCGTGCGTCGCCCCCTCGTCGCACGGAGCCTCTCGTCCGTCGTACCGCGGCTTCTCGCACTGCGCGAGCCCCTCGATCGCTGGCTGTTCCGCGTCGGACGGCCTGACCCTGCGCCGATCGTGCTCGGGCATCGGCGCATCTTCGTGCTGCCGACGCCTGCCGGCCTGGCCTTCGCAGGCGCCCTCCTGATCATGCTGTTCGCATCGATCAACTACAACCTGAGCCTCGGCTACGCGCTTGTCTTCCTGCTCGGAGGCGTCGCGGTGGCAAGCATCGTGCACGCATTCCGCAACCTGCTCCACCTCTCGATCACACCTGGCCGGGCGGACCCGGTTTTCGCCGGCGAGCGCGCCAGTTTCCACCTCGTCGTGAGCAACCAGCGGCGGGCGCGGCGCCCATCCCTGCATCTCAAGGCACGCGGCGCACTGGCACCGTTCGCGATTGCCGCCGAGGACAGTGCCGATGTCCTGCTCCCGCTGCCGACCACGCGGCGCGGCTGGATGCCGCTCGGCCGCGTGCACATCGAAACGACGTATCCGCTGGGTCTGATCCGCGCCTGGAGCGTGCTCGCACCCGATCAGCGCTGCCTCGTCTACCCCGCGCCCGAGCGCCTGCCACCGCCCTTGCCGGAGTCTGGCGCGCACTCCCTCGGCCAGCGCAGCGGTGCCGGCGGCGACGACGATTTCGCCGGACTGCGCCCGCATCAGGCGGCGGATTCGCCGCGCCATGTTGCATGGAAAATCCTTGCCCGCGGCGGCCCCATGCTCACCAAGCAATTCAGCGGACTGGACGGCGGCGAGGTTCATCTCGACTGGGCCGCCCTGCCGCCCCCCCTCGGCACGGAAGCGCGCCTGTCGCGCCTCGCGGCGTGGGTCGTGATCGCGGAGCAGCGCGGACTCGCTTTCTCTCTTGCCCTGCCCGGCGCAAGCGTCGCCGTCGGCCGCGGGCCTGGCCATTGCGCCAACTGCCTGCTGCGACTCGCCCTTTTCGGAACGGGAGAGGCTGCCGATGCGTGA
- the dapA gene encoding 4-hydroxy-tetrahydrodipicolinate synthase gives MITGSIVAIVTPMNEDGSLDIPRLRALIDFHVAEGTDGIVIVGTTGESPTVNVEEHCELIRVAVEHAAGRVPVIAGTGANSTAEAIELARFAQKAGAVAHLSVVPYYNKPTQEGLYRHYRSIAEAVELPLILYNVPGRTVADLSNDTTLCLAQIPNIVGVKDATGSIDRACDLIERAPKDFALYTGDDMTGMAFLLLGGHGAISVTANVAPRAMHEMCAAAIAGDAIKAREINARLVGLHRDLFCEANPIPVKWAVEQMGLIKSGIRLPLTPLSEGVHERVRAAMRRAGVNI, from the coding sequence ATGATTACCGGATCGATTGTCGCCATCGTCACCCCGATGAACGAAGATGGCAGCCTGGACATCCCGCGCTTGCGCGCCTTGATCGACTTCCATGTTGCCGAGGGCACCGACGGCATCGTCATCGTCGGGACGACTGGCGAGTCGCCCACAGTGAACGTCGAGGAGCACTGCGAACTGATCCGCGTCGCGGTCGAACACGCGGCCGGACGCGTCCCGGTGATCGCCGGCACCGGCGCCAACTCGACGGCCGAGGCCATCGAACTCGCGCGCTTTGCGCAGAAAGCGGGTGCGGTGGCGCATCTGTCGGTGGTGCCGTATTACAACAAGCCCACGCAGGAAGGCTTGTACCGTCACTACCGCTCGATCGCCGAGGCGGTCGAACTGCCGCTGATCCTGTACAACGTGCCGGGGCGCACAGTGGCCGACCTGTCCAACGACACGACGCTGTGCCTGGCGCAGATTCCCAACATCGTCGGCGTCAAGGACGCGACCGGCAGCATCGACCGGGCCTGCGACCTGATCGAGCGCGCGCCGAAGGACTTTGCGCTGTACACTGGCGACGACATGACCGGCATGGCCTTCCTGCTGCTGGGCGGGCATGGCGCGATCTCGGTGACGGCCAACGTCGCACCGCGTGCGATGCACGAGATGTGCGCCGCTGCGATCGCGGGCGACGCGATCAAGGCGCGCGAGATCAATGCGCGTCTGGTCGGCCTGCATCGCGACCTGTTCTGCGAGGCCAATCCGATTCCGGTGAAGTGGGCGGTCGAGCAGATGGGCCTGATCAAGTCCGGTATCCGCCTGCCGCTCACGCCGCTGTCCGAAGGCGTGCATGAGCGGGTGCGGGCCGCGATGCGTCGTGCTGGCGTGAACATCTGA
- a CDS encoding DUF3488 and transglutaminase-like domain-containing protein, whose translation MREARTPTPLQFGWLLAAVAATVAPHAIEFSAWLVILCASLIAVRAALAWRRGQPPHQLLIVLIGIASGAGVRLEFGHFFGKDPGVALLAVLLCLKLLESRTTRDVRAAVLLALFLQVGLFFSNQTPGIAALALAGTLLATTTLLSLEDDGVLPAAQLRTGAVLLAQGLPFMLVLFVLFPRIQGPLWGLPADAYSGMTGLSDSMAPGSISQLGLSDAIAFRAEFDGPPPPPAQRYWRGPVLTRYDGRTWRPGLSVSTTTPGYEPSGLAYSYRLTLEPHNQPWLLALDFPAANIPNARYTSDYRLLAEQPVRVRSRFDLRSYPATAIGITETPAALAEARRLPANVNPRSRALAREIAAGAPDHDTILARTLERLRGIGLTYTLSPPMLGTHAVDEFLFDTRQGFCEHFASAFVFLMRAAGVPARVVTGYQGGEINPVDHSLVVRQSDAHAWAEVWLAGRGWIRVDPTALSAPARIESGLSAALPEWDPLPLLRRPGLDWLRDLRHHWEALSNTWNQWVLGYNPERQRELLERIGFSQPDWRTLTILLGASATALMMLLFAWALARRRRYDPLDTAWAQLSRKLARRGAARHPWEGPLDYGERLSTAFPDHAQALRTITEGYARLRYGGDQVAPHSVRELARSIRRLNLK comes from the coding sequence ATGCGTGAAGCGCGCACGCCGACGCCGCTGCAATTCGGATGGCTTCTCGCCGCCGTGGCCGCGACGGTCGCACCGCACGCGATCGAGTTCTCCGCCTGGCTGGTCATCCTGTGCGCCAGCCTCATTGCCGTGCGTGCCGCCCTGGCGTGGCGACGCGGACAGCCCCCGCATCAACTCCTGATCGTGCTGATCGGCATCGCATCGGGAGCCGGCGTCAGACTCGAATTCGGACATTTCTTCGGCAAGGATCCGGGCGTCGCGCTGCTGGCGGTGCTGCTGTGCCTGAAGCTGCTCGAATCGCGCACCACGCGCGACGTCCGCGCTGCGGTCCTGCTCGCACTCTTCCTGCAGGTCGGCCTGTTTTTTTCCAACCAGACGCCGGGCATCGCGGCCCTCGCACTTGCCGGCACCCTCCTCGCGACCACGACCCTGCTCAGCCTCGAGGACGATGGAGTTCTTCCGGCCGCGCAGCTGCGAACGGGTGCCGTGCTCCTCGCCCAGGGACTGCCCTTCATGCTGGTGCTGTTCGTGCTGTTCCCGCGCATCCAGGGGCCGCTGTGGGGCCTGCCGGCGGACGCGTACAGCGGCATGACCGGGCTATCCGACTCGATGGCGCCCGGATCGATCAGCCAACTCGGCCTGTCCGACGCGATCGCCTTCCGCGCCGAGTTCGACGGCCCCCCGCCTCCGCCCGCACAACGGTACTGGCGTGGCCCGGTGCTCACCCGCTACGACGGAAGGACCTGGCGACCCGGCCTCAGCGTGTCCACGACCACCCCCGGTTACGAGCCGTCGGGACTCGCCTACAGCTACCGTCTCACGCTGGAGCCGCACAATCAGCCGTGGCTCCTCGCGCTCGATTTCCCAGCTGCGAATATCCCCAATGCGCGCTATACCAGCGACTACCGGCTGCTTGCCGAGCAACCCGTGCGCGTTCGCTCACGCTTCGACCTGCGTTCGTATCCAGCGACGGCCATCGGCATCACCGAAACTCCGGCCGCACTCGCCGAAGCACGGCGTCTGCCGGCGAACGTCAACCCGCGCAGCCGCGCACTTGCACGGGAGATTGCCGCCGGCGCCCCGGATCACGACACCATCCTCGCCCGCACCCTCGAACGCCTGCGCGGCATCGGCCTGACCTACACACTCAGTCCCCCCATGCTGGGCACCCACGCGGTGGACGAGTTCCTGTTCGACACCCGGCAGGGATTCTGCGAGCACTTCGCCTCCGCCTTCGTGTTCCTGATGCGCGCGGCAGGCGTGCCGGCGCGCGTGGTCACGGGCTATCAGGGCGGCGAAATCAATCCTGTCGACCACAGCCTGGTCGTGCGCCAGTCCGACGCCCATGCGTGGGCAGAAGTCTGGCTCGCCGGGCGCGGATGGATCCGCGTCGACCCCACGGCCCTGTCCGCCCCCGCCCGGATCGAATCCGGCCTCAGTGCCGCCCTGCCCGAATGGGACCCCCTCCCGCTGCTCCGGCGCCCCGGCCTGGACTGGCTGCGGGACCTGCGCCACCACTGGGAGGCCCTATCCAATACGTGGAACCAGTGGGTTCTTGGATACAATCCCGAGCGGCAACGCGAACTGCTGGAACGGATCGGCTTCTCCCAACCCGACTGGCGCACCCTGACCATCCTCCTCGGGGCGTCCGCGACAGCCCTGATGATGCTGCTTTTCGCCTGGGCTCTTGCGCGGCGCCGTCGGTACGATCCGCTCGACACCGCGTGGGCGCAGCTTTCCCGCAAACTCGCCCGTCGCGGCGCTGCGCGGCACCCGTGGGAAGGCCCGCTCGATTACGGCGAGCGACTGTCGACAGCCTTCCCCGACCATGCGCAGGCCCTGCGCACGATCACCGAGGGTTACGCCAGGCTGCGCTACGGGGGAGACCAGGTCGCCCCGCACAGCGTTCGCGAACTCGCCCGATCCATCCGGAGATTGAACCTCAAATGA